In the Leptospira sp. WS4.C2 genome, one interval contains:
- a CDS encoding bifunctional nuclease domain-containing protein, producing the protein MEFYEVKISDISLTNVGFAVFLRPKDSEDKRVVPIFIGPLETHSITTVIDGTKPPRPMTHDLMLYMLTSLGATVLKITIEEIIDSTFYAKIQLQKDEEIITLDARPSDSIALALRANAPIFIAKSVLDETGIIMKEDEVQGESVSSEKKIQALPKSNLQILEETLENALKTEDYETAAKIRDQIKKLIENS; encoded by the coding sequence ATGGAGTTTTATGAAGTAAAAATCTCTGATATCAGCCTGACCAATGTAGGTTTTGCTGTTTTCCTACGGCCCAAGGATTCAGAGGACAAACGAGTGGTTCCCATCTTCATTGGACCACTGGAAACTCATTCCATTACTACTGTCATTGATGGAACAAAACCGCCTAGACCCATGACTCATGACCTCATGTTGTACATGTTAACGTCCCTTGGAGCTACAGTTCTCAAAATCACAATCGAAGAAATTATCGACAGTACCTTCTATGCAAAGATCCAACTTCAGAAGGACGAAGAGATCATTACTCTCGATGCAAGACCTTCCGATTCTATTGCTCTTGCTTTACGTGCCAATGCCCCCATATTTATCGCTAAATCCGTGTTAGATGAAACAGGGATCATTATGAAAGAAGATGAAGTCCAAGGGGAGAGTGTTTCCTCAGAGAAAAAAATCCAAGCATTGCCAAAATCGAATCTTCAAATTTTAGAAGAGACTTTAGAAAACGCATTAAAAACCGAAGACTACGAAACTGCTGCCAAAATCAGAGACCAAATCAAAAAGCTTATCGAGAACAGTTAG
- the hemW gene encoding radical SAM family heme chaperone HemW — protein sequence MELLDKQSIWQVRNSYLGVYVHFPYCFKKCDYCDFYSEGIGAPPANDEKSLFQSYQKEILERTTHFPEIKNRTIDTVFFGGGTPSKASSQSWKDFLNFLRSEFSFADNTEISIEVNPEDLKAELLEEYHSIGINRVNVGVQTFEPKGLEFLGRHYDSERYGALLDVLIHSPIKRVGIDLMYGIPGVSKESFYRDLNLFIEAGLPHLSLYSLTLEKGTQYSRDVTDHKKREPEENIQSEILTNLPLLLQKHGYLWYEVSNYAKPGFESRHNLKYWTYEPYLGIGPGAHGMIEGQRYGNPRNSSLYQRKPSNTKYEAADPKTELSLTLFRLFSPFRYVDFIETYLDSESKIKYLRTIEGWEKKGLCSIDAGVFQWKPAALLLLDDLILEISL from the coding sequence ATGGAACTATTAGACAAACAATCTATCTGGCAAGTCCGAAATTCTTATTTGGGTGTCTATGTCCACTTTCCCTATTGTTTCAAAAAATGCGATTATTGTGATTTTTATTCCGAGGGAATTGGCGCACCACCAGCTAACGATGAAAAGTCGCTATTCCAATCTTACCAAAAGGAAATTTTAGAAAGGACAACCCATTTTCCCGAAATCAAAAACCGAACCATCGACACTGTATTTTTTGGAGGTGGAACTCCATCCAAGGCATCTTCTCAAAGTTGGAAAGACTTCTTAAATTTTTTACGTTCGGAGTTTTCATTTGCCGACAATACAGAAATTTCTATTGAAGTGAATCCAGAAGACTTAAAAGCGGAGCTTTTAGAAGAATACCATTCGATAGGAATCAACCGTGTGAATGTGGGAGTCCAAACTTTTGAACCAAAGGGTTTGGAATTTCTCGGTCGCCATTATGATAGTGAGCGTTACGGAGCCCTTCTCGATGTTCTCATTCATTCTCCGATAAAACGCGTGGGAATTGATTTGATGTATGGAATTCCTGGAGTTTCGAAAGAATCTTTTTATAGAGATTTAAACCTGTTTATAGAGGCAGGTCTTCCCCATTTGAGTTTGTATTCTTTAACTTTAGAGAAAGGCACACAGTATTCAAGAGATGTTACAGATCATAAAAAGAGAGAACCGGAAGAAAACATCCAATCGGAAATTCTGACCAACTTACCTTTGTTACTACAAAAACATGGTTACCTTTGGTATGAAGTTTCCAATTATGCAAAACCAGGATTTGAATCTAGACACAACTTGAAATATTGGACCTATGAACCTTACTTAGGCATTGGGCCTGGGGCACATGGAATGATCGAAGGGCAAAGGTATGGTAATCCCAGAAATTCTAGTTTGTACCAGAGAAAACCAAGTAATACAAAGTATGAAGCCGCAGATCCAAAAACAGAACTAAGTCTTACCTTATTTCGATTGTTTTCCCCTTTTCGCTATGTAGATTTTATCGAAACCTATTTGGATTCAGAATCCAAAATCAAATATTTAAGAACGATCGAAGGTTGGGAGAAAAAGGGACTCTGTTCGATAGATGCGGGAGTGTTTCAATGGAAACCTGCGGCATTACTCTTGTTAGATGATCTAATCTTAGAAATTTCGCTCTAA
- a CDS encoding ribonuclease H-like domain-containing protein produces the protein MYGSHLKSSLQLFPGIGEKKEKQLFGVGVYNWESLLQYQKQKNDPLLPSVSILLERLEELEGQLSEANFSFFTKELPSLEYWRLWQNFPERFCFLDIETTGISESSVTTVVSIYQNHRMLTFERGKDLEFLFDSISPDDILVTYNGKRFDVPFLEREFRYRMKNPQLDLMNLLHSIGIKGGLKKSEVQLGLVRPDEIAGMDGRQAPLLWFEYQRTNNIEALDKLIAYNREDTKNLEIVLEKTIDRLTENRLF, from the coding sequence ATGTACGGATCTCATTTAAAGTCAAGCCTCCAACTATTTCCTGGCATTGGAGAAAAAAAAGAGAAACAACTGTTTGGTGTTGGTGTATACAATTGGGAGTCTCTCCTCCAATACCAAAAACAAAAAAACGATCCTCTCCTTCCTTCTGTTTCTATTTTATTAGAACGACTTGAAGAATTGGAAGGCCAACTCTCCGAAGCCAACTTTAGTTTTTTTACCAAGGAACTTCCGAGTCTTGAGTATTGGAGGTTATGGCAAAACTTCCCCGAACGATTTTGTTTTTTGGATATAGAAACCACGGGAATCTCTGAATCTTCCGTCACCACGGTCGTGAGTATTTACCAAAATCATAGGATGCTAACCTTTGAAAGAGGAAAGGATCTTGAATTTCTTTTTGATTCCATCTCTCCTGATGACATCCTTGTCACTTACAACGGGAAACGATTCGATGTTCCTTTTTTAGAAAGGGAATTTCGTTACCGAATGAAAAACCCACAACTGGATTTGATGAATCTTTTACATTCGATAGGAATCAAAGGGGGCCTCAAAAAATCAGAAGTGCAACTGGGGCTTGTTCGTCCGGATGAGATTGCTGGAATGGATGGAAGGCAGGCTCCACTTCTTTGGTTTGAATACCAAAGAACCAACAACATAGAAGCCTTGGATAAACTCATTGCCTATAATAGAGAAGATACAAAAAATCTAGAAATTGTTTTAGAAAAAACAATCGACCGGCTAACAGAAAATCGTTTGTTTTAG
- the leuB gene encoding 3-isopropylmalate dehydrogenase, with amino-acid sequence MKKVAVLAGDGIGPEVMDVALQVVKKALGNQSSEFTFEHALVGGAAIDATGFPLPEETLKHCESASAIFFGSVGGPKWETLPPDRQPERGALLPLRKHFDLFANLRPAIIYPELKKASPIRGDIIGDGLDILILRELTSGIYFGKPKGREGSGPEEFAFDTMRYSRREIERIARTAFDAARKRNKKVTSIDKANVLTTSVLWREVVVALHKAEYSDCILEHLYVDNAAMQLIVKPKQFDVMLCENMFGDILSDEASIITGSIGMLPSASLSESGFGLYEPSGGSAPDIAGKGIANPIAQILSGALMLRYSFGLESEAVAIENAIRTVLKKGFRTRDIAEEGTTVLGTKEIGVEIEKALG; translated from the coding sequence ATGAAAAAAGTAGCAGTACTTGCCGGAGACGGGATAGGTCCCGAAGTAATGGATGTGGCCCTCCAAGTGGTCAAAAAAGCATTAGGGAATCAATCATCCGAATTCACCTTCGAACACGCATTAGTTGGTGGAGCCGCGATTGATGCCACAGGATTTCCACTTCCCGAAGAAACTTTGAAACATTGTGAATCAGCTAGTGCCATATTTTTCGGATCCGTAGGAGGACCAAAATGGGAAACACTTCCCCCCGATAGACAACCAGAACGCGGTGCCCTTCTCCCACTCCGTAAACATTTTGATTTATTTGCAAACCTAAGGCCCGCGATCATTTATCCAGAACTAAAAAAAGCAAGTCCCATCCGAGGGGACATCATCGGTGATGGACTCGATATTTTAATCCTAAGAGAACTCACTTCTGGAATCTACTTTGGAAAACCCAAAGGGAGAGAAGGAAGTGGACCAGAAGAATTTGCTTTCGACACAATGAGATACTCTCGTCGCGAGATCGAACGAATCGCACGTACGGCTTTTGATGCCGCAAGAAAACGAAATAAAAAAGTCACAAGTATCGACAAAGCTAACGTTCTCACCACTTCTGTATTGTGGCGAGAAGTGGTTGTGGCCCTTCACAAAGCAGAATACTCGGATTGTATTTTGGAACACCTCTACGTAGACAATGCAGCTATGCAACTTATCGTAAAACCAAAACAATTTGATGTGATGCTCTGCGAAAATATGTTCGGAGATATCCTATCTGATGAAGCGTCCATCATCACAGGATCCATTGGAATGTTACCATCCGCTTCGCTCTCCGAATCCGGATTTGGTCTCTATGAACCATCAGGCGGATCTGCTCCTGACATTGCAGGCAAAGGAATTGCAAACCCTATTGCACAAATCTTGTCGGGAGCCCTCATGCTCCGATACTCTTTTGGATTGGAATCAGAGGCCGTGGCTATTGAAAATGCCATTCGAACGGTTCTAAAGAAGGGATTTCGTACGAGAGATATTGCCGAAGAAGGCACAACCGTCCTCGGTACAAAAGAAATTGGTGTTGAAATCGAAAAGGCACTTGGATAA
- a CDS encoding aspartate aminotransferase family protein — protein MSNETKTKFEEIKKLSDKFLLNTYNRYPIAFTYGVGEMIFDQDNKGYIDFLAGIAVSNLGHGEADLIEAMRNQMDKILHSSNLYYSEEQAKLAEVIIENSIPGKVFLCNSGTEANEAAFKLMRRHGVKKNIDKPVILALHSSFHGRTLAAMTMTGNDAVRNGFGELAADVYFVEANNEDSLIQAFDQYGESIAGIIMELIIGEGGVIPLSQSFVNLARKLTEETDSLLVFDEIQTGMGRTGKMFCFEHYGMYPDAFTLAKALGSGFPIGALVVAKEYETVLERGMHGSTFGGNHLACVAAYETFKIILSRNLLDHVSTISEQMFARLKTMMESTGKIKQVRGRGLHIGVELYSESRPVVEECLKRGLVVNSTAGNVIRIIPPLILSIEKASEGLDILESVLRDMK, from the coding sequence ATGAGTAACGAAACCAAAACCAAATTTGAAGAAATCAAAAAACTTTCCGATAAATTCTTATTAAACACTTACAACAGATACCCCATCGCTTTTACCTATGGTGTAGGTGAGATGATTTTCGACCAAGATAACAAAGGTTATATCGATTTCCTTGCAGGAATCGCCGTATCCAATTTGGGTCATGGAGAAGCGGATTTAATTGAAGCGATGCGTAACCAAATGGATAAAATCCTTCATTCGTCTAACCTCTATTACTCAGAAGAACAAGCAAAACTTGCCGAAGTCATTATCGAAAATAGCATACCTGGAAAAGTATTTTTATGTAATTCGGGCACGGAAGCAAACGAAGCTGCTTTCAAACTCATGCGTAGGCATGGTGTTAAAAAAAATATCGATAAACCAGTGATCCTTGCCCTCCACTCCAGCTTTCATGGCAGAACTCTTGCTGCGATGACAATGACAGGAAATGATGCGGTTCGCAATGGGTTTGGAGAACTTGCGGCAGATGTTTACTTTGTAGAAGCCAATAACGAAGATTCCCTGATCCAGGCCTTTGACCAATACGGCGAATCCATTGCTGGGATCATTATGGAGCTCATCATTGGAGAAGGTGGAGTGATCCCTCTTAGCCAATCCTTTGTGAACTTAGCGCGTAAACTCACAGAAGAAACAGACTCACTCCTAGTTTTCGATGAAATCCAAACAGGTATGGGACGAACAGGAAAAATGTTTTGTTTTGAACATTACGGGATGTATCCCGATGCCTTCACTCTCGCAAAAGCACTCGGTTCAGGATTTCCGATCGGGGCTCTCGTTGTTGCCAAAGAATACGAGACCGTTCTCGAACGAGGAATGCATGGATCCACATTTGGTGGAAACCATTTGGCTTGTGTTGCGGCTTACGAAACTTTTAAAATCATTTTATCCCGGAATCTACTGGATCATGTCTCCACAATTTCTGAACAAATGTTTGCCCGATTGAAAACCATGATGGAATCCACTGGCAAAATCAAACAAGTGAGAGGACGTGGGTTACACATTGGAGTGGAATTGTATTCCGAATCAAGACCCGTTGTTGAAGAATGTTTGAAACGCGGTCTTGTTGTGAATAGCACAGCAGGAAATGTAATTAGAATTATACCTCCACTCATCTTAAGCATAGAAAAAGCATCAGAAGGATTGGATATTTTAGAATCAGTATTAAGGGATATGAAATGA
- a CDS encoding aminotransferase class I/II-fold pyridoxal phosphate-dependent enzyme has protein sequence MEPREFFIEDRLERFRLKAFCNLGESGLGHFLLEEVMDMGQISWKDLAEIPMNDSPNQGSFALRQAIAALYPGVSPEQVLVTTGTGEALYLAFHIALPPKAKVALIWPAFQALYEIPKMLGAEVIKVPHDRAFLASTWKETQADLYIINHPHNPTGKTFSDSEWEVLLTHFKGQKKKVLFDEHYRFLPGSGKMGKTGVDPKLSFYGTGSFTKCFGVTGLRVGWIVAEESFLKRARSFKDYLTHTVSPISERIAIGLLNSKESFLPKIQNRVRENIRTFDSIWKDLPHTQSFTPPEGGLVGWLQLEQGISSEEYADKLFEKTGVFVLPGINFEEEGFLRIGFGEREDKMKEGLSRWRECTDLI, from the coding sequence TTGGAACCTAGAGAATTTTTCATAGAAGACAGGTTGGAACGATTCCGCCTGAAAGCATTTTGCAATTTAGGAGAGAGTGGGCTTGGTCATTTCCTTTTGGAAGAGGTGATGGATATGGGACAAATTTCTTGGAAAGATCTTGCCGAAATTCCAATGAACGATTCGCCAAACCAAGGTTCCTTTGCCCTACGCCAGGCCATCGCTGCACTGTATCCCGGTGTTTCTCCCGAACAGGTACTCGTCACAACGGGAACGGGTGAGGCTTTGTACTTAGCCTTCCATATCGCCTTGCCACCAAAAGCGAAAGTGGCCCTGATTTGGCCGGCCTTCCAAGCTCTCTATGAAATTCCAAAAATGCTCGGGGCAGAGGTCATCAAAGTTCCGCACGACAGGGCTTTCCTTGCTTCCACTTGGAAGGAGACCCAAGCTGATTTATACATCATCAACCACCCGCACAATCCAACAGGGAAAACCTTTTCTGATTCCGAATGGGAAGTGCTTTTGACTCACTTTAAAGGACAAAAGAAAAAAGTTCTCTTTGATGAACACTACCGGTTTTTACCGGGAAGTGGCAAGATGGGGAAGACCGGAGTGGATCCCAAACTTTCGTTTTATGGAACGGGTTCTTTTACGAAATGTTTTGGAGTCACAGGGCTTAGAGTAGGTTGGATTGTGGCAGAGGAATCCTTTCTCAAACGGGCTCGTTCTTTTAAAGATTACTTAACACATACAGTTTCGCCCATCTCGGAGCGAATTGCAATCGGACTGTTAAATTCCAAAGAGAGCTTCCTTCCGAAAATCCAAAATCGAGTGCGAGAAAATATCAGAACCTTCGATTCGATTTGGAAAGACCTACCTCATACCCAATCGTTTACGCCACCTGAAGGGGGACTTGTGGGTTGGTTGCAGTTAGAGCAAGGAATCTCTTCCGAAGAGTATGCGGACAAACTGTTCGAAAAAACTGGTGTTTTTGTTTTGCCGGGGATTAATTTTGAAGAAGAAGGCTTTTTGCGAATTGGTTTTGGAGAGAGAGAAGACAAAATGAAAGAAGGCCTTTCTAGGTGGAGAGAATGTACGGATCTCATTTAA
- a CDS encoding CBS domain-containing protein, producing MSVKDILKDKASSVLSIEEDRNVLEATQMMVGAKVGSLIVTFQGKLVGIFTERDLMRVVAKDYANLDKIKLKDVMTTQLTVAGPDEDVDDILNNMITKRFRHMPVLDGDKIIGLISIGDAVKTKLTRTQAEMSILREYMYGPH from the coding sequence ATGTCCGTAAAAGATATTCTAAAAGACAAAGCCTCCTCCGTTCTTTCCATCGAAGAAGATAGAAATGTATTGGAAGCCACCCAGATGATGGTTGGTGCCAAAGTAGGATCTCTCATTGTTACCTTCCAAGGGAAACTTGTGGGAATTTTTACGGAACGAGATTTGATGAGAGTGGTTGCTAAAGACTACGCCAACTTAGACAAAATCAAATTAAAGGACGTGATGACCACACAACTCACTGTGGCCGGTCCTGATGAAGACGTGGATGACATTCTCAACAACATGATTACCAAAAGGTTTCGACACATGCCTGTTCTTGATGGTGATAAAATCATTGGACTTATCTCCATCGGAGATGCAGTGAAAACAAAACTAACCAGAACCCAAGCAGAAATGAGTATACTCAGAGAGTATATGTACGGACCACACTAA
- a CDS encoding phospho-sugar mutase: MLKPEDNILSWTKSPFSSEIQNEAKKAYEDWKAGISSELVDAFAVPLTFGTGGIRGKIGNGIGKMNLYTVGRAALGFISYLKDTKKDASIVIAYDSRRLSKEFAELSAGIAAKLGVKVYIFPKVTPTPLLSYAIRYYKASGGIVITASHNPPEYNGFKAYLADGGQLVPPDDSLIIGRISNIHDWTSIPLVKKTDKDYKKFVKPVGPIVFKTYLKELKQAGILSAVKPKIRNNLGIVYSPLHGTGGDYMKEMLNFFGYKSVFLVPEQKKPDGEFPTVKYPNPEEKEALALCEFYAKKKKAATFIATDPDADRLGVGVRRADGEYEYLNGNQIGSIMAAYLSERKKSKTKTYHLVKTIVTTDLQETIAKKNGIKIKNVLTGFKYIAEEMKQIESKKNNIFLFGGEESYGYLPVPFVRDKDSLSSALLFVEILAEKGDLLSYLESIYLKYGLYRESLYSLTLEGSSGQEKIKKSIETLRTENLIGKTIGGRKVVGVLDYETQKAQGKSKVSVFKGMPKSNVIQVELEGNAKLTIRPSGTEPKVKVYSSFASLKKLKKTSEIPELWESLGKEISQSETEFLQLAGLK, from the coding sequence ATGTTGAAACCAGAAGACAATATCCTATCTTGGACGAAATCACCTTTTTCATCGGAAATCCAGAATGAAGCCAAAAAGGCTTACGAAGATTGGAAGGCTGGTATCAGTTCCGAACTAGTCGATGCCTTTGCCGTCCCACTGACATTTGGAACTGGGGGAATTCGGGGAAAGATTGGAAATGGGATTGGCAAGATGAACCTCTATACTGTGGGTCGTGCCGCACTCGGTTTTATCAGTTATTTAAAAGATACAAAAAAAGATGCCTCCATTGTCATTGCTTACGATTCAAGAAGGCTTTCCAAAGAATTTGCAGAACTTTCTGCAGGCATTGCCGCCAAACTTGGAGTTAAGGTTTACATTTTTCCTAAGGTAACACCTACACCCCTCCTCTCTTATGCCATTCGTTATTACAAAGCAAGCGGTGGGATTGTCATCACTGCTTCCCACAACCCACCAGAATACAATGGATTCAAAGCCTATCTTGCGGATGGAGGACAACTTGTTCCCCCTGATGATTCCCTCATCATCGGAAGAATTAGTAACATCCATGATTGGACTTCGATCCCACTCGTAAAAAAGACAGACAAAGACTATAAAAAATTTGTGAAACCGGTGGGACCGATTGTTTTTAAAACCTACTTAAAGGAACTAAAACAAGCCGGCATTCTTTCTGCAGTAAAACCAAAAATAAGGAACAATTTAGGAATCGTATACTCTCCGTTACATGGAACTGGTGGAGACTATATGAAAGAAATGTTAAATTTCTTTGGATACAAATCTGTGTTTCTTGTGCCCGAACAAAAAAAACCAGATGGGGAATTTCCGACGGTTAAGTATCCAAACCCAGAAGAAAAGGAAGCCCTCGCCTTATGTGAGTTTTACGCCAAAAAGAAAAAAGCCGCTACTTTCATTGCAACAGACCCAGATGCCGATAGACTCGGTGTAGGAGTTCGTCGTGCGGACGGCGAGTATGAATACCTAAATGGAAACCAAATTGGATCCATAATGGCAGCTTACCTTTCCGAAAGAAAAAAATCGAAAACCAAAACCTATCATTTGGTAAAGACAATTGTCACGACTGACCTACAAGAAACGATTGCCAAAAAAAATGGAATCAAAATCAAAAACGTTCTGACGGGATTCAAATACATCGCGGAAGAGATGAAACAAATTGAATCCAAGAAAAACAATATATTTTTGTTTGGTGGCGAAGAGTCCTACGGATACTTACCTGTTCCTTTTGTGCGGGACAAAGACTCCCTCTCTAGTGCCTTACTATTTGTGGAGATTTTGGCAGAAAAAGGAGATTTACTTTCTTATTTAGAATCCATCTATTTAAAATACGGATTGTATCGTGAAAGTTTGTATTCCCTAACTCTCGAAGGAAGTTCAGGACAGGAAAAAATCAAAAAGTCTATCGAAACACTACGTACAGAAAACCTAATCGGAAAAACAATCGGTGGGCGTAAAGTAGTCGGAGTTCTTGATTACGAAACCCAAAAAGCACAAGGGAAATCCAAGGTTTCTGTTTTTAAAGGAATGCCTAAATCCAATGTCATCCAAGTGGAGTTGGAAGGAAATGCCAAACTCACCATTCGACCTTCAGGAACAGAACCTAAGGTAAAGGTATATTCTAGCTTTGCCTCTCTTAAAAAACTAAAAAAAACATCCGAGATCCCTGAGCTTTGGGAATCACTTGGGAAAGAAATTTCCCAATCAGAAACAGAATTTTTACAACTGGCAGGACTAAAATGA
- a CDS encoding PilZ domain-containing protein gives MAPMQEKRKHVRVQPQEKEPVEIHLMGTALLDVLKASDISLGGIGVIAPNHFDEWDMNETVEILVALPGDLEDFLARGVIKQIGKKSKETGVYGVQFTEIGPKGKQDLQVYVNRMVRQGREVK, from the coding sequence ATGGCACCCATGCAAGAAAAACGGAAACATGTACGAGTACAACCACAGGAAAAAGAACCGGTTGAAATCCACCTTATGGGAACAGCCTTATTGGATGTTTTAAAGGCAAGCGACATAAGTTTGGGTGGAATCGGGGTCATCGCTCCGAACCATTTTGATGAATGGGATATGAATGAAACGGTTGAAATTCTTGTAGCCCTTCCTGGGGATTTAGAGGATTTTTTGGCTCGGGGCGTGATCAAACAAATTGGCAAAAAATCGAAAGAAACCGGAGTCTACGGTGTCCAATTTACAGAAATTGGTCCTAAAGGAAAACAAGACCTTCAAGTTTATGTCAACCGAATGGTGAGACAAGGCCGTGAAGTAAAATAA
- a CDS encoding MFS transporter, with product MSTSPKRIKFILFLIVFTDMMGFSLLFPLFPKTLEFFLLKGDDVLFRMFYSSANILSFGGDTKYTFVLFGGILGSIYSFLQFIAAPVWGRLSDHSGRRAILLFTTLGNTIGYILWLFSSQFWMFVLSRVITGMMGGNLSVASAAMADETDEKSRAAGMGFLGAGIGLGFVMGPLLGGISSQWTFLDFLYEKGNAVVFPASALFAILVSLLTVILVFVFLPKTKPDVVPEKEIHPFLSLKKIESRNLVRISLLNLLFVLSFSGFEFVVNFFLSDRFQFSPKEIGFTFLYIGIIIILVQGGVVRRLSGKVSEKRISLYGAVLVVIGMGLLVSLGTSFSGLFISLFFLAFGSALVNPGLSSFASLESGKGDLGKSLGLFRSFGSLGRAVSPVVFSLLYFQQGPSLAFFVSFILLFGFGILLYTQKERTT from the coding sequence ATGAGTACGTCCCCAAAACGAATCAAATTCATACTATTTCTCATTGTTTTTACAGACATGATGGGTTTTTCCCTTTTGTTTCCGTTGTTTCCCAAAACTTTAGAATTCTTCTTGTTAAAAGGTGATGATGTTCTGTTCCGAATGTTCTATTCTTCTGCAAACATTTTATCCTTTGGTGGAGATACAAAGTATACCTTTGTATTGTTTGGTGGAATTCTTGGCAGCATTTATAGCTTTTTACAATTTATAGCTGCCCCTGTTTGGGGAAGGCTTTCTGATCATTCGGGAAGGCGGGCCATTTTACTTTTTACCACACTTGGAAACACAATTGGCTACATCCTTTGGTTGTTTTCTTCTCAGTTCTGGATGTTTGTTCTCAGTCGAGTGATCACCGGTATGATGGGTGGCAACTTATCTGTGGCTTCCGCCGCTATGGCCGACGAGACCGATGAAAAATCAAGAGCAGCGGGGATGGGATTTCTCGGTGCGGGGATTGGCCTTGGGTTTGTGATGGGACCACTCCTTGGGGGAATCAGTTCTCAGTGGACATTTTTAGATTTTTTATACGAAAAGGGTAACGCTGTTGTTTTTCCTGCTTCGGCTCTTTTTGCCATTTTGGTCTCTCTACTGACAGTTATTTTGGTTTTTGTATTTTTACCAAAAACCAAACCAGACGTAGTTCCCGAAAAAGAGATCCATCCCTTTCTTTCTCTAAAGAAAATTGAATCTCGTAATTTGGTTCGTATTTCTCTTTTGAACTTACTATTTGTTCTCAGTTTTTCTGGCTTTGAATTTGTTGTGAATTTTTTCTTATCGGATCGTTTTCAATTTTCACCCAAAGAAATTGGATTCACTTTTTTATACATAGGGATCATCATCATACTAGTGCAAGGTGGTGTAGTTCGTCGATTGTCTGGGAAAGTTTCAGAAAAACGGATCTCGCTTTATGGAGCTGTATTAGTAGTGATTGGGATGGGACTACTGGTGAGTTTAGGAACCAGTTTTTCCGGACTTTTTATATCCTTATTCTTTTTAGCCTTTGGTAGCGCACTTGTCAATCCAGGGCTTTCCTCTTTTGCTTCGCTGGAAAGTGGGAAAGGGGATTTGGGAAAATCTCTTGGCCTTTTTAGAAGTTTTGGATCCCTCGGAAGAGCGGTTTCCCCTGTCGTTTTTTCTTTGTTATATTTTCAACAGGGGCCTAGTTTGGCCTTCTTTGTTTCCTTTATCCTTCTTTTTGGATTTGGAATTTTACTTTATACTCAAAAAGAAAGAACAACCTAA
- a CDS encoding response regulator, whose amino-acid sequence MQAGIGPTGRPYQILIAENSKFQSKQLQQILESEGFKIIGVAETGKELLQMYRDNRQQIDLVTIEIFLPEVDGYAAFWDMKEMGVLPRILFISEENTPSVIKALLENGAMDYIVKPIKREKILEKIKETLLKIPRV is encoded by the coding sequence ATGCAAGCAGGCATCGGACCGACAGGCAGACCTTATCAAATTCTCATAGCAGAGAATTCCAAATTCCAATCCAAACAACTCCAACAGATTTTGGAATCAGAGGGTTTCAAAATCATCGGAGTTGCCGAAACAGGAAAAGAACTTTTACAAATGTACAGGGACAACCGCCAACAGATTGATCTTGTTACCATTGAAATTTTTCTTCCTGAGGTAGATGGATATGCTGCATTCTGGGATATGAAAGAAATGGGTGTACTTCCAAGAATCCTTTTCATCTCGGAAGAAAATACTCCTTCGGTGATCAAAGCCCTTCTGGAAAACGGAGCGATGGACTATATCGTAAAGCCCATCAAACGAGAAAAAATCCTAGAAAAGATCAAAGAAACTCTACTTAAGATTCCCAGAGTATAA